The Flavobacterium jumunjinense genome includes a region encoding these proteins:
- the folK gene encoding 2-amino-4-hydroxy-6-hydroxymethyldihydropteridine diphosphokinase, which produces MKKQHQIIVSIGSNQGNRLEHLITAISLIHKEVATVIKVSKVYETPSWGFESDAFYNGALMVHSNKSAQKILSLLLKIEKKMGRSRTKESGYEARIIDLDIISFDEEVIETENLHIPHRQMQNRKFVLLPMLDLRVDWIHPVLKKSIAELILETTDESNCEIVENISSPIEAMGLNAYNYIAIEGNIGAGKTTLTNKIAEDCNAKVVLERFADNPFLPKFYKDQSRYAFPLEMSFLADRYQQLSDDLAQFDLFKDFIVADYHIFKSLIFAKVTLQEDEYRLYKTMFDIINKETPKPDLYIYLYQNTERLLDNIKKRGRSYEQDIPADYLERINKGYLDYIKTQSDLNILIIDVSELDFVKKQEDYLYILEMINEKIKQRQ; this is translated from the coding sequence ATGAAAAAACAACATCAAATTATCGTTTCAATAGGTAGTAATCAGGGTAATCGTTTAGAGCACCTAATTACGGCTATTTCTTTAATTCATAAGGAAGTAGCAACTGTTATTAAGGTCTCTAAAGTATACGAAACACCCTCTTGGGGGTTCGAAAGTGATGCTTTCTATAATGGTGCTTTAATGGTGCATTCTAATAAATCGGCTCAGAAAATTTTATCTCTTTTATTAAAAATAGAAAAAAAGATGGGTCGTAGTCGTACAAAAGAGAGCGGATATGAAGCTAGGATTATAGATTTAGATATTATTTCTTTTGATGAAGAAGTGATTGAAACCGAAAATTTACACATTCCGCACCGTCAAATGCAAAACCGAAAATTTGTTTTGTTACCAATGCTTGATTTAAGGGTAGATTGGATACATCCTGTACTTAAAAAGAGTATAGCCGAATTAATTTTAGAAACTACCGATGAAAGTAATTGCGAAATTGTTGAAAATATAAGTTCCCCAATTGAAGCAATGGGCCTGAATGCTTATAACTATATTGCAATTGAAGGAAATATTGGAGCTGGAAAAACAACATTGACAAACAAAATTGCAGAAGATTGTAATGCAAAAGTAGTTTTAGAGCGTTTTGCAGACAATCCTTTTTTACCAAAATTTTATAAAGATCAAAGTAGGTATGCTTTTCCTTTAGAAATGTCTTTTTTAGCAGATCGATACCAACAATTATCAGACGATTTAGCACAATTTGATTTGTTTAAGGATTTTATTGTAGCCGATTATCATATCTTTAAATCTTTGATTTTTGCTAAAGTAACCTTGCAAGAAGATGAATATCGATTGTATAAAACAATGTTCGATATTATTAATAAAGAAACGCCCAAGCCCGATTTATATATTTATTTGTATCAAAACACCGAACGATTATTAGATAATATTAAGAAAAGAGGGAGAAGTTATGAACAAGATATTCCAGCAGATTATTTAGAACGAATCAATAAGGGATATTTGGATTATATAAAAACACAATCTGACTTAAATATATTAATTATTGATGTTTCCGAATTGGACTTTGTAAAGAAGCAAGAAGACTATCTTTATATTTTAGAGATGATAAATGAAAAGATCAAACAAAGACAATAA
- a CDS encoding Crp/Fnr family transcriptional regulator, with the protein MQKLFDHIKKYININENEFQEIASFFETKPVHKKEVFYTPGSTSLKHYFVLEGCVHMYFVNDRGTEQTLQFAIENWWITDCLAFQNNRSSEFFIQAVESSVILQIGYKEQEELLLKFPKMEIYFRNIYQTAYGAAIMRMKYMFSYSKEEIYCRFKEAFPEFINNVPQYLVATYLGLSPEYVSKIRRKSIS; encoded by the coding sequence ATGCAAAAATTATTCGATCATATAAAAAAGTATATCAATATTAATGAAAATGAGTTTCAAGAGATCGCATCATTTTTTGAAACAAAACCAGTTCATAAAAAAGAAGTGTTTTATACACCAGGAAGCACATCGTTAAAACACTATTTTGTTTTAGAAGGTTGCGTTCATATGTATTTTGTAAATGATAGAGGTACAGAACAAACTCTTCAATTTGCAATTGAGAACTGGTGGATTACAGATTGTTTAGCATTTCAAAATAATAGAAGTTCAGAATTTTTTATTCAAGCAGTTGAGTCATCGGTTATATTGCAAATAGGGTATAAAGAACAAGAAGAATTACTATTGAAATTTCCTAAAATGGAAATCTATTTTAGGAATATTTATCAAACAGCCTATGGTGCAGCCATAATGAGAATGAAATACATGTTTAGTTATTCGAAAGAAGAAATTTATTGTAGATTCAAAGAGGCTTTTCCCGAATTTATAAATAATGTTCCTCAATATTTAGTAGCTACCTACTTAGGACTTTCTCCTGAATATGTTAGTAAAATAAGGCGAAAAAGCATTTCTTGA